Proteins encoded in a region of the Zea mays cultivar B73 chromosome 2, Zm-B73-REFERENCE-NAM-5.0, whole genome shotgun sequence genome:
- the LOC100279567 gene encoding Quinone-oxidoreductase QR2 gives MAAVTKIYVVYYSTYGHVARLAEEIKKGADSVDGVEATIWQVAETLPEEALAKMRAPARSEEHPVISGKQLVDADGILFGFPARFGMMAAQMKALFDSTGGLWQRQALAGKPAGFFFALGTQGGGQEETALTAVSQLTHHGMVFVPVGYTFGAGMFDMDEVRCCSPYGAGTFAGADGRSRLPSDAELQMAAHQGSYFAAFAKKLKAGAAVVA, from the exons ATGGCGGCGGTGACAAAGATCTACGTCGT GTACTACTCGACGTACGGCCACGTGGCGAGGCTGGCGGAGGAGATCAAGAAGGGCGCCGACTCCGTGGACGGCGTCGAGGCAACCATCTGGCaggtggcggagacgctgccggaGGAGGCGCTGGCGAAGATGCGCGCGCCGGCGAGGAGCGAGGAGCACCCGGTGATCTCGGGCAAGCAGCTGGTGGACGCGGACGGCATCCTGTTCGGCTTCCCGGCGCGGTTCGGCATGATGGCGGCGCAGATGAAGGCGCTGTTCGACTCCACGGGCGGCCTCTGGCAGCGGCAGGCGCTGGCGGGCAAGCCCGCGGGGTTCTTCTTCGCGCTGGGCACCCAGGGCGGCGGGCAGGAGGAGACGGCGCTCACGGCCGTGTCGCAGCTCACGCACCACGGCATGGTGTTCGTGCCCGTGGGCTACACGTTCGGCGCCGGCATGTTCGACATGGACGAGGTCAGGTGCTGCAGCCCGTACGGGGCCGGCACGTTCGCCGGCGCCGACGGGAGGAGCAGGCTGCCCAGCGACGCCGAGCTGCAGATGGCCGCGCACCAGGGCAGCTATTTCgccgccttcgccaagaagctcaAGGCGGGAGCGGCCGTCGTGGCCTGA